The DNA region TGCCACAGAGGGGCCTCCTCATGACAGCCCAGAGCAGTGAAACTGAGCCTGCAGCCCCCTCCAAGGGAGGGAACACCCCTCCCTGGCCAGTGGGTTGCAAAAGGCTCTCTGGGATTCGTAGGAGAGCCCTTTTGGAAGCTGGAGGCCTAAAGGGAGAAGAAACTCTTAAGGACTGGGTGGGGGTAACAGAATCTCACTGTGCAAGGACTGGACTCGGCAAGAATTAACTGTCCTGCTTAAAAGTTATTAAGAGAGATGTGACGATACCTTACATTTGGGGCATACGAAGCCGCTCATATTTTCCACCACTCCGATGACAGGGAGCTTCACCTTACGGCAGAAGCTGATCTCTTTCCGAACATCTTGGAGCGCCACTTCCTGTGTGAAAGAAAAGCTGACCATTAGCCCAGCTCTCCCGCATCAAAGCCGCCCTTGAAAGGAAAAAGTGGCCACTGACCACAGTGCCCTTAAGGTTCGGCCCAGGGGGTCCTGCAAGCATTGCTGGGGGAACTCCCACCTGGATCTCTACCTGCTTCTTCTGCTCTTCCTGCCCTTCCTCTTCTCACGAGGCCTCCTCTCCCAAGCCCCAAACGGCTGTTCCCCATATTATTTCCGCAATTCTGGCCGTATCTACTGATTCTCCTTCAAAACTGGCTCATTCACTCCCTGCTCTAATTGTGCTTCCCGCTTACTTGTATGCTTACAGCCCCACTGAAAAGCCATTTCAGTCCCATTACTGAGGTTCCGTATCTCACCTGTGGGGTGGTGATGATCACAGCCCCATCGACGCTGGTGCTGCTGAGGAACTGGACTATGGACATATGTTCATCTGAAGTTCCCGGAGGGGTATCTACAATCAGGTAGTCAATTTCACCCCAGTCCACATCCCGAAGAAACTGCTTAATCATccctaaaaataataacaataaaaaaaataaagggaggaaCTGGATCTTTGGGGGTGCCTGAAGTTTACCTCAATCCTGTGTCTCTGTGCTGCAATgtatttgtcttaatatattttcacatggccaaaatagacaaaataattATCAACTAGTTATCAAGCTCTAGAATTAGAGCCAGTTTAATTTTAACTAAACTTGCGGAAGTTCCAGAAGCCGCTGGCATTCAGATGCAAATCAGGGGCTGGTATTCTCTGCAAGGGCTGAGAGACACAAACCGTTTTTTTTCGGTCCTCTCCAAATAACAGCATCGTCAGGACTGCTCAGCAGAAACCCCACTGACATCACACCCAGGTTTTCTTCCACATACTAGAAGACAGAAGCACATACACaactgataaaataaaataaaaaaacatagatgcattattattatttctgtgtACGAAGCAGCTGCAACCTTATCACTCCTAGAGTTCACACAGAGATCAAGAGATCTGCATCTAGGCCAAACTTTTTCAGAAAGTAAATCTGTTTTCAGTCAGCAAATTAATGTAAGGGACTTCAGCACCAAAATAGGGGAATATACTACAGGCCATCTAGTGCTTGCTTTTTCTTGGCTAAAATATAGTCATTTCTAATGACTGGGATTGGCAATCAGCAGAAAAGACCAGAGTTCTCCTCACATTGAATTAAGAAACGGCCACAGCAACTTACCACTGGAGACCAGCCAGATCCACTTTGATGAACCTGAAAGGAGGTTTGGAAATGTTAATATGAACATAGCATCTAGCATCACAACAATTTGCTACGGCTCTAAATTTGTAATTCAAAGTGACAGATGATTTATTACGATGATGATATTCACGTAGTTAGAAAAAACCCAATACATAAATTTTCCAAGACTAGATATTGGTAAGAGGTTGACAATCAACaagcatttctccccccccccgccaaaaaaccCCACCCAGGCGCTCTGTTTTAGAAACACGCAAGTTTGCTACAACAGAATTTTCTGTTCTGAGATAGACCTTTTAAATACATTGTATTATTAGTTTCAAAAAGGCCAGTTTCCCACTTTGTAGGACCACAAATCAAAAATAAAGAGTGTCCATGTTACTTTAGAAAGCTGCATTTTAAAAAGGACTGCAGGGCAGAAGCAACACAACCATTTCTGACATACAAAGCCACACCTGTTCTCCTTCGAGGCCCATGATTTTTGGCATGGATGGTCCACAAATGTCAACGTCCAGCACGGCAACCTGGCATGGGAAGAGACAGCCTGGATTTGCAATTTGCAAAAGGACATAATCACTATTTGCTATCAAGCCACGTTATTTATGTGCAGCTTTCCTCACGAAGCCATCCCGAGAAACAGCTTGTTCCTCCTTGCCTCCAATGTCAGGCCACTGTTACAACCAGCTCTGCGACAGAGAAAAACCTCACCTGCGTTGTTTCCTCCTCTGCTAATCCGTGGGCCAAGAGAGCAGTGAATGTGCTCTTTCCCACACCTCCTTTCCCAGACAGCACCAGCAACTTGTGCTTGACagctttcattttttccttgatTTCCTCAATAGCTTCACGGAGggggaaacaaaacagaaaaagctttaataaaacattttgcatttgaGGATGGAGGGAGTCAGATACAGTACGAAACACGGTCTTCCTCCCATGACGGAGTGGCGCTGCAATAGGCTTCGCCCCCAGCCTGCCATTAAGTCCCCCCCACCCacctcttatagcaatagcacttaagacttatatattgcttcacagagcttcacagccctctaagcgatttacagagtcagcatgttgccccctacaatctgggaaggatggaaggctgagtcaacctctgGAACAaggtccccgtggagattcaaaccctcaccaccctccaggctttccgcaaagcccttaaaacctggctgttccgactggcctggggctgatgagttcctgtccccctcgaattgtgtggctgttgattgtttttaaattgtggtgttgtttgtctgttgtcttttttttcctgtttgtatcccccctcccctttacttggtttgtgagccgccctgagtccctctgggaatagggcggcatagaaatacaatcaaatcaaatcaaatcaaatctgagGATCGAACCCCTCACCCACAGCTCaaaggcaaatgaaaaaaaaaaagcattgagaaCCCCGCAAGCTGCCATCAGGGGATCCTCCCCAATCTCGTTTCTCCACGCTCGGTTGCGTAATGCCCGCATATCATACCTGGATCGGGACCAGCAGGTTGTCCCAAGGAACACAAACCCTGGTTGGGGCATCCTTGGCAAGCATCAGCCTTGCCTGCTTCATTGCTGTCGGTGCCCGGACAATCTGGTGGGGATAtgaaaaaaaggagaatattcacactggaggaagaggaggagccacaGGCTAGCCTGAATGGCAACAGGTGGTGGCTGAAAAGTTAGCATCGTTTTTTAGGTCAGGGAGAAAgagtgtagagcagtgtttctcaaccttgacaacttgaagtcctatggacttcaactcccagaatcccccagccagcatagctggctggggaattctgggagttgaagtccataggacttcaagttgtcaaggttgagaaacactggtgtagagagagagagaaaggctggATGCTATAGAAAAGATAAGCAGGATGGGGTGTGAGTTCCAGGTGGAAACAGCACCAAGAATGCTTGCCCAACCTGGTTGGAAATCCACAGAAGGgggattccttccctccctctggaacagtgtttctcaaccttggccacttgaagatgtccggacttcaactcccagaattccccagccagaattctgggagttgaagtccagacatcttcaagttgccaaggttgagaaacactgctctggaagGACAGAGGACCTTCCCTGCCAGGCTCTTCAGGGGCCTTAAAATTGCTCTCCTATCACTCCCCACCACAGccgtcttccccccctccccaaggttcaaatgcccccccccaatgctACCATTTCAAATGGACCCCAAAACCCGGCTCTTGGCGAGGGTGACTGGAGCCTCTTATTCTTCTTTGgcccagctgccccccccccccaattgggccACCTGGGATTTTAGGGGCTTCCAGCAATTTACAAACTGCCCAGAGAGGCTGGCCGTCCGGAAGAGCATAAATTTAATCAATTAGATTTTTGTCCCATCTTTTGTtctctccctcacacacacacacacagcggaAGGCTGCAAAAACGGCTCTCTgtagtttatatatttattgtttattaaatgtttatgtcACCCGTTCCCCTACAGcaggagctggctggggaattctgggagttgaagtccacaagtcttaaagcggccaagtttgaagaccttgaAGGCAGGATGGGCTCAAAGAGGGCGGCGCCAGCCGCTACTGCGGGCTCGGATTGGCGGGAGGTTCGCAAGGGGCAGAGCCTGACCAACCCACGCCCCGCCCCGCCGCCATTttgcagctggctggggaattctgggaattgaagttcacaagctTTCaggctgccaagtttgaagagcCTTGCCCTACAGggtgactctgggcggcttaagAGTTAGAAAACAAATAACTCGCCCTCCCTCTGCGGCCGCGTTCCCAGGCCTATCCAGGGGCTCCCCTCGTCCGCCCGGCGCCCCCCTCCTCACCGTGAGGCCGCCCGTCGAGAGTAGGCCCGCTCCCCTCGGCCATAGCGGCGCCACTGCCGGAAGAAGAGCGCACTTCCGGCCATTGGAGACGCACCAAAAGGGCTCCCCCCCCGCGGTGCAACCGAAAGAAATCCCCCGGAAAAAGAGAACGGGCGATGCGGTTCCGGTTGGAGCGCGGAGGGAGGCTGGCTTGGCCGAGCGAGGGGAAAGAAGACCGGCCTCTCTTTTCCGGCCTTGGTCCAGCCCCGCAGCGTGGACCAGTGCGCTCCCTCAGCGTCCCCAGCTCTTTGGCTTGGGGTTATTCAGGGGGGCTGGGAAGCTGGCGGCTGAGGcctgacatccccccccccctgaagggTGgcccatctcccagaattccccagctgggatgCCAcccggggaattctgggggttgaagtccagcCTCCCTGAGGTTGCCCAGGCTGAGAAAGCCTGGCTCAGGGCAAGCAGGGAGGCAATTTAAGCAGGCAGTGGGGAGGGGCCCCCTGCAGGGCCCTTTTGTGACACCAGCGCCAAGTCACAGTGCCAGGCTGGGCTGCAGGGAcagagaccccccctcccccccagggcaGCTGAATTGCTTTGGGGCCTTGAAGGGCTGCCAGGGAGGTTGGTGACGGCCTGCAGCGTTTGATGGAATTCTTGGGCACCACCCAGACGGCCAGCTACTGCGGACCGAAGAAGAGCTGCCTGCTGCCGGAGGTGGCCCCCACCAGCCTCAGCCATGACAGCTACCAGGCTTATTACCTGCCAGGCTATCGCTACCTGAACTCATGGAGGCCCAGCCTCTTCTACAAGGTCTCTGCTTTCCGACCCGGGGATGAGGGGGCCGGGCGCCTCAGTGCCCCGTTGAGGCCCCCGACCATCCTGCCCTCAGTGAGGTCGTCCCTCTACGCCCGCTACAGTCCCCACGACTGGTACAAGGCCAACGCCGTGCAGATCAAAGGGTCGGAGGCGTACCGGCACTGGGCCGGGCGGCTGAATGCGGACAGTGCGCGGCTCATGCAGGACAAGGACCAGCTGACTCGGCAGCAGCAGGAGGATTCTGGGAAGAACCTTGGGCAGAGGCTGGCCGACATCGATTTCTGGCGCTCCGAGCTGACGTATGAGCTCGAGCGGCTGCTGAATGATACCCGTGCGCTGGACACTGCTAAGCGGCGCCTGGAGTGTGCGGCTGACGAAGCCCAGGGGCCTCTCCAGGCAAGTGTGGCACCCCCGGTGCTGTCAGGCTGCTATCAATGTGGGGTGCTGGAGAAAAGGGACTGGCCCCTCTTGTGGCCACCGCGGAGTGATGTCTAGCCAGCCGTTTCCCTGGTGGGAACTAAATTCTATAACATTCTCCTTCACTGTAACACTGCAGCAGCCTTCGAATGGTAGGCAAGCCCTTGGAAAGATAGCAACATACTTTTTATTATTAACCTATCCCTCTACACTAGGCCATCAACAGCCTCACAAAATGACAGGCAAGATAAAACGACCTGTGCTCTCTGCCAAAGGCGGTTTGCAGTGGACATGTGGAGAAACACTTCCAAATTATAGATTCCGCCATAGAAGAGTGGAATCAGAAGAGATTAAAAATGCTTAGGTAGATTGCTTCAGAAATGGCAATTCTACTTTTTGTATTAAGGGCCAGAAGAGCAAGTTTCTTTTGAgctcagaaaggaggaggaatctATGCCAAAGCTTTGGAAGCAGTAAAGCCTTAACCTCTCTGCTGGTGGCAGCACCAGCTCACTCTTGACTGGAAAGCTAAGCAAGGCTGTGCCCGGTTGAAAAAGAAGTCACCGGGAGGGAGTCAGCTTGACTTGGAAGAACCTCTGCAccggagataaattccttgtgtgtccaaacacacctGGCCCATAAAGAATTTCTACCTGCCTATttatctagtccagtgtttctcaaccttggccacttgaagtcctgtggacttcaactcccagaatcccccagccagcacagctggctggggaattctgggagttgaagtccacaggacttaaagtcgccaaggttgagaaacactgatctagtcagAACTCAGACTGTATAATTTTGTATCAGTTTGTATTTATGAACTGCAAGCAGGTAGAAGAAGTCCTCCTGGAAACTTTGTCCGTGTGCCCAAGAATTAATGTTATAACAGTATTGTTGGTCCCTTTGGGTGAAATATCAGTTTTAGAAGAAAAGGGTGATAATTCCACTTTCTTGAGTGTAGAAaagcaggatttaaaaaaaatattatgctagAAACCTTAAGTGCCCAAGTCAGCTTTGCTGTGATATTAAAACTGGCCATTTGGTGGCATGTTAGCTTTTCCCTTCAAATCTGTTCAGGACATAATATTGTTGACCCCAAAGTAGCCACAGCCAAAGTTGGCTTGAGGCAGGAACTTTtcatcctctcccccctcctccctctgccCCCTTGGTTATCTTTGCTCATCCCTTGGGATTGGGGGTTGGGGAGTTGGTGCTGGAGCTCCCAGAGTTTTGTTGCCAAAATCCAGACAACCACTGGAGGATAGcaaagagataaaaaaaaaatctactgtgcCCCCCACCCCGAAGTTTTCTGCCCAGATCCTACGGTATAGCAGTCCATGGTGGTccccttattttattttagctaATTCTAGCTAGTAGGTTAGGAAAAGAAAGTGGGCTGCTTGCTCGCTTGTGGGGGTGGTCAGCCTTTCGGTTTGGAGAAATAAAGCCAAACTGCCAATGACAAAAGCTTATAATTGGAAGCGTTAGCGGTATTCACCGATTTGTCTGGATTGCTCCTAGGTGGCCTTGGAATGTTTATACAATCGGGAGAAACGGATGGGAATTGACTTGGTCCACGATCCCGTGGAAAGGAATCTCATACAGGTATTGTAAAATAGTTTATAAGCCAGAAAGTAGCATTAAAATGGTAGGTTTTCCTTTTCCTGCTCTTTGTGCGCTCCCGGTTTGCTCAGGAAAAATAAGCAGACCGGAAATTGTTCAGAGCAAGAGCGAATATGCTATCAGCTTGTTTGGAGATATCTGGTTGCATATCAGGAAGAgggttttcccttttcttctccttcttcatttTCTGTGTGCGGGaactttttgtgtaaagtaaATTGCAGTAATGTGAGATTAGTCCAGTGGGACGACTTTGCGAAAAACGCTTGGGGAACTGGGATGAAGAGATGCTGCCCAGAAAACGGTCCGAGAAGAGGCAGCAGAGCCCACAGCTGGAAAGCGGGTGGGGCGAGAGGCTGAGGAGGGACCCTGCCTAGTTTCCCAGGTTGCGAAAGAGATGGCGGGAGAATCCTACTTCCAGGATTGCAAAATTCTGTTGGTGTAGCTTTACCAATAAAGTAGAATGAGTTTAGTTGGTTGTGTTTTCTGTCTGGTATAAGGCGACGACTTCTTTAAAATTCACCAATTTCAAGAGGGCGAGGATTAGTCTGCAGCTGGTTTCCCACATTTAGGCTGtgttggacttcagcttccataaTTCCCAGCCACTGGGACTTGGTGAAAGATAATAACTCACAGCAATTCTATGCATGCTTCCATGGAGCTATGCCTCTGCCATATCTATTAATACCTGTAATGCATGATGAAACTTTTGTCTCTCAGTTCAGGTTTAAACAAATAACTCTTGAGACGCTCGGTGTGTCGTGATGCAGATCTCTCAATCTGGAGTCTCCCTTGAATCATCTGATAAGCTCCACCTTAATTTAATATTCCTGCTGATAAAAATGAATGAGAATCGCAATTCCCAGCGTGCAattgcatataaatgtaatacaaGGCTCTTTTTGCGTTTTAAATAAACAAGATGTTTTTCCGGTGTCTGCGTATGTCCTGGAGGAAGGCTGGGACAAGCCTCTCCGGAGCTGCTGCTAAATTTACACTGATGTCTCGGTATTGTCACCAAGTGTCAAAATGTCACCAAGGCCTTTAATTCCCTGTTGTCGTTTGTTTCCCTTCCCTGGGCCTTTGCAAGGACGGAGGGCTCCACAAACCGCCTTTCCCTGGACTTTTGTAGAATCCCTGAccggtgtgtgtgttttttctctcCCAGGAAGTGGATTTGATCAGGGCTTGccaagagaaaatgagaaagctTGCAGAAAGAATCGACCAGCAGATGAAGTAAGCTTTGAAACAAGTTGGCTGCTATTTAAAGCGGGGCACGAGCTGGTCTGTCTGATCTATGCTGGGGATGATGCAACACCTGCAGCAGTTCAAGATCAGCATTATGGTTTGAGGAATCTTCTTTAGAACGGGTGGGGCCTTCAGCAAAGAGCAGCCTGTTCATTGGGCGGTTCTCCAGTAGCGAGAAGCATCCCAACTGGGGAGCACCCAGAGGGCAAACCGGGAGCAGCCTTCAAAGGGCTAAATCAGCATGATTGTTGGGGCGCCCGGACCACCATCACCCACCCACATATTTTACTTGGACTGTCACGGTAGGCAGAAGTTCAACAGGTAGTGGTAGAAGGACCCCTTTCTCTTCGCTCTTTTGTCTCACTGAAAGGAAAGTGTGAGAATCGGGAACTCAGCAAATGTAGGAAGGGTTTCTTGTCAATTGCAGTCGTCTTGTAAAAAGGGACAGAAGCATAGCCTTAAAATTCctgccttttttttcccctcccagcaATCTGGGGATGTAGAGAAATTTCCTGTTCCTTTTCCTCGACTCctttaaataataatattggGAGAGAAAAGAAGGTAACCGCAGAAATCTTTCTTCCAGCCTTAACAGAGATGCCCAACATGCACTTGAGCGGGATCTCGGTGATAAAAGTTCAGCTCATTTTATTGACGAAAAATGCTATAATTTGAGGAATACTTCGGACAGCATCAACTACTACCATGGAATTGAGAAAATTGATGGAACGTAAGTACCGGACTTTCCCCTCATAGTCATTTTAGGAGCCGCTGAATGAATGCGGGGATAGGAAAGAGCCGATCTCATGCAGTTGGCCAGAACTGGTTCATTGACGATTGGAGACTggataaggcagtgtttctcaaccttggcaacttgaagatgtctggacttcaactcccagaattccccagccagcattcgctggctggggaattctgggagttgaagtccagacatcttcaagttgccaaggttgagaaacactgggataaGGGATATCAGCTTTGCCTTAGAGAAAAAAGGTTAAGAGGAAAAAATCCTTTAACACATTTTTCCTAGACTGAAATGCATGTTAAAGGATTCCATATCCACCTCAGGTGGCTCCCCTACGATTTTAACTGGTTCTTACATTCCACGTGAAAGAGATCCACTTCTCCGTTGTGTGCCCAGAGCTGCACAGATCCACCAGTTGTCTTTGTTTCCTTCCCTGAGGCGTTTTTCACCATCCCATAGTCAGCAAGAAGAGGAATGACCGCTCTGCCCTTAATGGAAGGCTCTCCATCCCACCGCCTTCTTTCCTGTTATTAGCACTGGGCGCTATGATTTTGGCCAGATTCCCCTGTCACTCGAAATGTTCCTTTCCTTATCCAAAGCCACTCTGGTTCTTGCCTCGCAGAGTCTCTGTCCCTGAAACCTGGGCGAAGTTTAGTGATGACAACATCCGGTATTCCCAGAATGCCCGAGCCAACTCGGCCATCCTCTGCGAGGAAGCAAACCACACACTGGAAATCACCTCGGACGATATGTGGAAACAGTGGACTGACAGCAACTTGTCCTTTACCTCTCGCATATCAGAAATTGCAGACGCCAAGAACCAGCTGCAAGCACAGCTGGCGAAGGTAGGACTGTGTTCGATTTGCCGAGCCgatttgagagccgaggtggcgcagtggttagagtgcagcactgcaggccacttcagctgactgctatctgcagttcggtggttcaaatctcaccggctcaaggttgactcagccttccatccttccgaggtgggtgaaatgaggacccagattgttgttgggggcgatatgctgactctgtaaaccgcttagagagggctgaaagccctatgaagtggtatataagtctaactgctatggctactgctattgctattgctctgggCTGACGGGATCTCTCTCATTCAGAAAAACTATCGGAGTCTCTAGAGCAGGATCTCCAAGCTCAGCAAATTTACCAAGACTTGTGGattgatggctgaggaattctgggagttgaagtccacaagtggtaaagttgccaaggttggtgacCTTGCTTGAGATAATGACAAAATAACAGCGTGCGAAgcgaccttggaggccatctagtccaaccccctcgcTCAACACTCTGTTACCAGAAGTCGCAAGTGGAAACCGCTTGTCTCTTAGCACAGGGGGTCCTCATCTTAACGACCCCAATCGGGGCCAGAATTTTGGTTGCTGAGCAGTTCAGGGTTCCCACTCACGGACTGGGACTCTCTGCAGAATGGTGGTTGATGTACGGAGGTGGAGGCTGTCTTGAGTTGGCCAGTCGGGAACTCCCTGTTCGGTCCAGCGCGTTGACCTTCTCTGCTTTTTTGCTCACGGAGACGTCGGACCGTCTGCTCTGCCCACACTGCCCTGTGATGTCACCGAAGCGGAGACAATCCAGCAGTGGGCGAGAGGAAGGTTCTGTGGGGAAACAAATGGTGAAGCTGACGAACGCTTTGGGCAACGTGGGCAGGCAGGCTTGGCATGAATGCGTTTCTTGTTCCAATCTCTTGCACAGCAGGAGGACAATCACAAGCACAAGGAGGCGAATTATGGCTTTCGGAGAAACCTTTGACAGTTTCTCCCCCATAACTTCTCTAATGGATCTGGAGCTACTTGAATTCGGATTAAACCAGTGCAGTTAGACAGAGCAGGAAGATCCCTTTTCCACCCGGCTTCTTTCGCTCTGGGTgacattagagcagtgtttctcaaccttggccacttgaagatatccggacttcaactcccagaattccccagccagcattcgctggctggggaattctgggagttgaagtccggacatcttcaagtggccaaggttgggaaacactgctctagagccaCTTCTGAAGgcgtctcttctctctctctcttcaggaTTGTTGACATCAGTGCTAATAAGATCACACCCTTTGAAATGATGTGAACTATTTTGCATCGTGACTTTTATATGTAGTGGTTAGGTGTAATTACGATCACATTGCTGGCAGGCAGGAAAGCTGGCCGTGTTGCAGATGCacatccactccctcccttcctgctttTCCTtaattcctaatttttttttaaaacagagagCAACAGAATTAGGACTTCACAAATCACACCCATCGCAAACACTTTCTGTCTGCTGAGGTTCAAAAGTGGTTGAACGTTTGGTTTGAATTCAGAGTTCACACTCCTGATGCTGACGGGGAAGAGAACGGCCGGCTGCCCCTTCAGTTACGCTGTTTCTTAGCATGAAATTCAGTGGGAaagtgtcccccctcccccccccaagagagaaaaaagaaagcaaaagagaagCCAAAAGCTCCTTTTCCTAGGCTGAAGCTCAAGTATGAGAGCAGCCCCCCGCCCTCTTTGCCTCTCAGCTAGAGGAGATCGGATTTCTCCTCCAGACGGTTCGGCTTTCTTTAAGTGGCCCCTAGGAGGAAGCGTTGGGACTCTTGGCCCACCCTTGCTGAGTGCGCTTATTGTTTTGAGATCTGACTGTGGGAAAGTTAGGAGCTCGTCCTTTTTAATGACTCACGAAACACTCAAGAGAACCAGATATTCATGTCACCACTTGGTTCATGCCCTCCCCAGGGAGagttagtatttagtatttaataaatttatagggcgcccaatcccgaaggactccgggcggcttacagaaagtaaaaaaaatttaaaaataaagaatttaaaaaaaaaggaaacaaaattaaaaaccacatcataTACCCAATCtagtcagggctggacctcaatcatgaggtcaacagccccaggcctgccggaatagcgaggttttgatagcctttcggaaggccatgagagtgggcagggtccggatctctggggggagttcattccatagggccggagcggcaacagagaaggccctcccccggggcccTGTGTTAGATCCTGTGTTAGAAGAGCTCTTGGGTGCCGGACTGCTTAGGGGGAAAC from Thamnophis elegans isolate rThaEle1 chromosome 14, rThaEle1.pri, whole genome shotgun sequence includes:
- the NUBP1 gene encoding cytosolic Fe-S cluster assembly factor NUBP1, with product MAEGSGPTLDGRPHDCPGTDSNEAGKADACQGCPNQGLCSLGQPAGPDPAIEEIKEKMKAVKHKLLVLSGKGGVGKSTFTALLAHGLAEEETTQVAVLDVDICGPSMPKIMGLEGEQVHQSGSGWSPVYVEENLGVMSVGFLLSSPDDAVIWRGPKKNGMIKQFLRDVDWGEIDYLIVDTPPGTSDEHMSIVQFLSSTSVDGAVIITTPQEVALQDVRKEISFCRKVKLPVIGVVENMSGFVCPKCKKESQIFPLTTGGAEMMCRTLNVPLLGKMPLDPQIGKSCDRGHSFLAEAPHSPATLSCRNIIQRIQDYCTQNSPQEEDTI
- the TEKT5 gene encoding tektin-5, producing MEFLGTTQTASYCGPKKSCLLPEVAPTSLSHDSYQAYYLPGYRYLNSWRPSLFYKVSAFRPGDEGAGRLSAPLRPPTILPSVRSSLYARYSPHDWYKANAVQIKGSEAYRHWAGRLNADSARLMQDKDQLTRQQQEDSGKNLGQRLADIDFWRSELTYELERLLNDTRALDTAKRRLECAADEAQGPLQVALECLYNREKRMGIDLVHDPVERNLIQEVDLIRACQEKMRKLAERIDQQMNLNRDAQHALERDLGDKSSAHFIDEKCYNLRNTSDSINYYHGIEKIDGTVSVPETWAKFSDDNIRYSQNARANSAILCEEANHTLEITSDDMWKQWTDSNLSFTSRISEIADAKNQLQAQLAKTLQEIFQTENTIMLLERAIMAKECPLKVAQTRLEARTWRPNMELCRDLPQFKLVNEVFTIDDTLQTLKLRLREAQDTLQLLILNKSKLEHDLMVKANSLFIDKEKCMGMRKTFPSTPRLVGYT